From the Bacteroidales bacterium genome, one window contains:
- the murC gene encoding UDP-N-acetylmuramate--L-alanine ligase encodes MKATYFIGIGGIGMSAVARYFNKTGILTCGYDKTPSSLTDSLSKEGINIHFEDDIKLIPKNILDIEKDSLLIIYTPAVPDNHSELRYFINSGYKIHKRSEILGEITNKFKTVAVAGTHGKTSVSTIIAHIFKHSGLNVNAFLGGISKNYNSNLILSDNPENAEFAITEADEFDRSFLQLNPYSTVVTAIDEDHLDIYKDIYDIRQTFEKFINQTDKSGNLLLKEGLKLNKNCFPNNVYTYSLEKDADYYPENIHTDANSSTFELITPTGKIENLKINIPGNMNIENAVAAAAIANIHKIKDELIREALKSWTGVKRRFEYVINTPDLVYIDDYAHHPEELKSLLNSVRDIYKDKKITGIFQPHLYTRTRDFADEFAESLSLLDELILLDIYPAREDPIPGITSKIIFDKVDIKNKILINKDQLLENININDPEILLTIGAGDIDRLVDSVRKLVLKI; translated from the coding sequence ATAAAAGCAACATATTTCATCGGTATAGGCGGTATCGGAATGAGTGCTGTTGCTCGTTATTTTAATAAAACAGGAATATTAACTTGCGGATATGATAAAACACCGAGTTCATTGACAGATAGTCTTTCAAAAGAAGGAATTAACATTCATTTTGAAGACGATATTAAATTAATACCCAAGAATATTCTTGACATTGAGAAGGACAGTCTTCTGATTATCTATACTCCGGCAGTTCCGGATAATCATTCAGAATTAAGATATTTTATTAATAGCGGTTACAAAATCCATAAACGTTCTGAAATTCTGGGTGAAATTACAAATAAATTTAAGACTGTTGCTGTTGCAGGAACTCACGGTAAAACATCAGTCTCAACTATAATTGCACATATTTTTAAACATTCCGGTCTTAATGTAAATGCTTTTCTCGGCGGTATATCTAAAAATTATAATTCAAATTTAATATTATCAGATAATCCCGAAAATGCAGAATTTGCAATAACAGAAGCAGATGAATTTGATCGTTCTTTTTTACAATTAAATCCATACTCAACTGTTGTAACTGCAATTGATGAAGACCACCTTGATATTTATAAAGATATTTATGATATCAGACAAACATTTGAAAAATTTATAAACCAAACAGACAAATCAGGAAATTTGCTGCTTAAGGAAGGTCTCAAACTTAATAAAAATTGTTTTCCGAATAATGTTTATACTTATTCTTTGGAAAAAGATGCCGATTATTATCCTGAAAATATTCATACAGATGCAAATTCAAGTACATTTGAACTGATTACGCCAACAGGTAAAATTGAAAATCTGAAAATAAATATTCCGGGTAATATGAATATCGAAAATGCTGTTGCAGCAGCAGCAATCGCAAATATTCATAAAATAAAAGATGAACTTATTCGTGAAGCATTAAAATCATGGACAGGAGTAAAAAGAAGATTTGAATATGTAATAAATACACCTGATTTGGTTTATATTGATGATTATGCACATCATCCCGAAGAATTAAAAAGCTTATTGAATTCTGTCAGAGATATTTATAAGGATAAGAAGATAACAGGGATATTTCAACCTCATTTATATACGAGAACGAGAGATTTTGCAGATGAATTTGCTGAAAGTTTAAGTCTTTTAGACGAATTGATTTTATTAGATATATATCCTGCAAGGGAAGATCCGATTCCGGGTATAACATCCAAGATTATTTTTGACAAGGTGGATATTAAAAATAAAATATTAATTAACAAAGATCAATTGCTTGAAAATATTAATATAAATGATCCGGAAATATTATTAACAATAGGTGCCGGCGATATTGACAGATTGGTTGATTCGGTGAGAAAGTTGGTACTGAAAATATAA
- the murG gene encoding undecaprenyldiphospho-muramoylpentapeptide beta-N-acetylglucosaminyltransferase codes for MKEKQRKIIISGGGTGGHIFPAIAVAQALKRFEKNIDILFVGAKGKIEEKKVPEAGFKIELIDIRGFERRISIENIKNVFRLIKSIFKSRKILKRFKPDVVVGVGGYASGPVVFAAARKRISTLIQEQNSYPGITNKILSKRANKICVAYDEMERFFPEEKIINTGNPVRKKIVDTEATKEEVLDFFGLKSGRKVILSLGGSGGAKSINDGIKSNLKLIADSGVYLIWQTGKVYYEDSLKAAETLGSDNVKVFDFISRMDLAYKAADVVISRAGAGTISELCLLEKASILVPSPNVAEDHQTKNATALVKKDAALIIKDNETKQNLIPEALKLVNNKIEIEKLSLNISKEKKINSDELIAKEVLKLIKS; via the coding sequence ACAACGAAAAATAATAATAAGCGGAGGAGGAACCGGAGGTCATATTTTCCCGGCTATTGCTGTTGCTCAAGCTTTAAAAAGGTTTGAGAAAAATATTGATATTTTATTTGTTGGTGCTAAAGGTAAAATTGAAGAAAAAAAAGTCCCTGAAGCAGGATTTAAAATTGAATTGATTGATATAAGAGGATTTGAAAGAAGAATTTCAATCGAAAATATTAAAAATGTGTTCAGACTTATTAAAAGTATATTCAAATCAAGAAAAATATTAAAACGATTTAAACCGGATGTAGTAGTTGGTGTTGGCGGTTATGCAAGTGGTCCTGTTGTATTTGCAGCAGCAAGAAAAAGAATTTCCACACTCATACAAGAACAAAATTCATATCCCGGAATTACAAATAAGATATTGTCAAAAAGAGCAAATAAAATATGTGTGGCATATGACGAAATGGAGAGGTTTTTCCCTGAAGAAAAAATTATTAATACAGGAAATCCGGTTCGGAAAAAAATTGTTGATACTGAAGCAACAAAAGAAGAGGTATTAGATTTCTTCGGACTTAAATCCGGAAGAAAAGTAATTTTAAGTCTCGGAGGAAGCGGAGGAGCAAAAAGCATTAATGACGGAATAAAATCAAACTTAAAACTGATAGCAGATTCCGGAGTTTACTTAATATGGCAAACCGGAAAAGTCTATTATGAAGATTCATTAAAAGCAGCCGAAACACTTGGTTCTGACAATGTTAAAGTATTTGATTTTATTTCAAGAATGGATCTGGCATACAAAGCCGCAGATGTTGTGATATCAAGAGCAGGAGCCGGAACAATTTCAGAATTATGCTTATTGGAAAAAGCATCAATACTTGTTCCTTCGCCCAATGTTGCAGAAGACCACCAAACAAAAAATGCAACGGCATTGGTAAAAAAAGATGCCGCATTAATAATTAAAGACAACGAAACAAAACAAAATTTAATACCTGAAGCATTAAAGTTAGTTAATAACAAAATTGAAATCGAAAAGTTATCATTAAACATATCAAAAGAAAAAAAGATAAATTCAGATGAATTAATTGCAAAAGAAGTTTTAAAACTTATTAAATCATAA